The following are encoded together in the Bradymonas sediminis genome:
- a CDS encoding NAD-dependent epimerase/dehydratase family protein, whose protein sequence is MRVFLSGATGFVGSHIVECLVDAGHQPICMVRKTSNTALLKSLGVETVVGSLTDLDLERVAETLAEVDAVVHVAGVIKVRDTDDFYRMNGDASGELARLAHAANPNLKRFIYMSSVSAQGPSAGDAPRALDEAPAPVSHYGRSKLAGEVAVLEFADRMPVTIFRPPPVYGPRDYEMLAAFKMAKYGLAAVYGDGSGLLSLIYVEDLAGAVLSALEVEHPSAAVFTIDDGAVHTWESLTRDFGLAMDKSPKHIRLPRTVFRVAGAISEEFGKLTRKATIFNRDKVTEMSQESWICGHEALSETLGWQPEWPIERGARHTAQWYLKNGWL, encoded by the coding sequence ATGCGCGTTTTTCTGAGCGGAGCGACCGGATTTGTCGGCTCGCATATCGTAGAGTGCCTGGTCGACGCCGGGCACCAACCCATCTGTATGGTGCGAAAAACCTCGAATACCGCGCTGCTCAAAAGCCTCGGCGTTGAGACGGTGGTGGGCTCGCTGACCGACCTCGACCTCGAGCGCGTCGCGGAAACCCTCGCCGAAGTCGACGCCGTCGTGCATGTCGCCGGCGTGATCAAGGTGCGCGATACCGACGATTTTTATCGCATGAACGGGGACGCCAGCGGCGAGCTCGCGCGACTTGCGCACGCGGCGAATCCGAACCTCAAGCGCTTTATCTATATGTCGAGCGTGAGCGCTCAGGGGCCTTCGGCGGGCGACGCGCCGCGCGCGCTGGACGAGGCGCCGGCGCCGGTCAGCCATTACGGGCGCAGCAAATTGGCGGGAGAGGTCGCGGTGCTGGAATTCGCCGACCGTATGCCCGTGACGATTTTTCGACCGCCGCCCGTCTATGGCCCGCGTGACTACGAAATGCTCGCCGCGTTTAAGATGGCGAAATACGGGCTCGCCGCGGTTTACGGCGACGGCTCCGGGCTGCTCAGTCTTATCTACGTTGAGGACCTCGCCGGCGCGGTGCTCAGCGCCCTTGAGGTCGAGCACCCAAGCGCGGCGGTCTTCACCATCGACGACGGCGCGGTTCACACCTGGGAGAGTCTGACGCGCGACTTCGGCCTGGCGATGGATAAATCGCCGAAGCATATTCGCCTGCCGCGCACGGTATTTCGGGTGGCCGGCGCCATCAGTGAAGAGTTCGGAAAGCTCACGCGCAAGGCGACGATCTTCAATCGCGATAAGGTCACCGAGATGTCGCAGGAGAGCTGGATTTGCGGACACGAGGCGCTCAGCGAGACCCTCGGCTGGCAGCCGGAGTGGCCGATCGAGCGCGGCGCGCGTCATACCGCCCAGTGGTATTTGAAGAACGGGTGGCTCTAA